TCTGCTGCCCATGAAGTATACAGTTAGAGTATACATGTACAGTTGTGCCTGCGTGGTGCCATTACAGGATGTGAACCTTTCTTCCCTGCCTGTTGGACTCAGGCTACAGTTGACAGAAACCCATTTCCACATGTGGTTTGTTATTACTGGGTTGGGGATGTTCTCTGTTTTCTTGGTTGAGGATGTTCTCTGTTAGAGCCTGGATGGCTATTCATTTGCCAGATTATCAAATTGTaattgcttctctctctttctcaagaaATGACAGCCTGGACCGAAGAAGAATGTAGAAACTTTGAACATGCACTTCTGCTTTATGGGAAAGATTTTCATCTCATACAAAAAAATAAGGTATGTTTGTatccaaataaatgaaatgaatcgAAACAAATGCAGGCAAAAGTCATTCTAAAATCTGAGAAGTAACTAATTAAATCAGATAAAATCAGATATGCGTAGAATAACATAAACAGCATATTGTTGCTGACTGGCTGTTTGCATGTTAATTTTACAACAAATGTTGTAAAGCTGCTCATTTCGTAGATGAGTCCGGCTGTTTATGTCTGAAATAGGCTGCATTGGAATGTCATTATTTTGGAGgtttatccttttcttttttaaactagtTGCCCTGCTCATTTAGTTTTCTGCTATTTCACTACCACACACAAGTCCTAAATTATTGTTTGCGGCTAAAGGAGAAAAGCATCCAATTTATGACCGCTACTTCTGTTCTGAAACCAGTTTATATTTGCTGATGCCTGAGGTATAGCTATCTTAAATGCATCTGGCAAAGTGGGCTCTGACTAATGAatgtttatttagttagttagttagttattacatttttataccgcccaatagccgaagctctctgggcagttcacaaaatgtttatgccacaataaattgttAGCCTTTCAAGGGGTGACGACAAGACCCTGTCGACTTTCCCTTGCCTTCAAAGGGTCAGAGGAATTGTATCAGTGGTGCATGCCTTCGACTGAGTGCCATTTTCCTTCTGTACAGCTTGGTCTCCAGAGAGCATATGCCAAGCTGGAAGTGGGAGAGAGCAGGCTACACAAAGCACAAAGACTGTGTCTCCCTATCCTAACATAGTCTGCTTTTGGGGTGCATGCTAAATGCGAAGGCAGCTTCTCTCCTGTGCTCACTGGGAAGGGGTGACTTGCAGGCCAGGAGGAAGGGTGCCTAGCAAGGATTTAGGATGGTTGCAAtggatatttaaaaaatggagagtCTCTTACTGGTATAGTTAAGATGAGAACTTTATTCTACCAGTCTGAAATAAGAAGAAATCTTTGAAATAGGCATGGCAGGAATACAAGATGTGAATGATTTGACTTTCTTGGTTGATGGAAAAGCTGTTATGCAACCCGAGCAGAGCTGTGGGTGATTCATACTTCTAACAAAGCAGGAGCACTCTCTTGGTCTTGTAGTATTTAGCCTGCTTATATGTTCTACTCTCAATCAAAATGCATCAGAATTTGGTACCTTGAGCCTTCTGGTTTTTCTCAATGCTTAAGGAGGGCCATGGGCTATTATTAAATGTCTTCTGTAAGATCAGGGGCAAACCCCTTGCGTTTAAGGCCTcacctagacctaaggattatcacaggcaaatggaggggtcgtccctgcctgctcccgggatcccctgtgtgtcatttggatgcacaggggtgatcccgggacaatcccgggatataggcctggtctagccatggcctaagaatcCTTAGAATGTTATTACCTGTGACAAAATGAACTTGGTGTAATCCTGAGGGCCTCCCATGGTGTTGCTCAATTTATGAAAGAGTCAGGCTCTTCTTTGCCAGCTTGTCTTTGATATCATCATAAGTAAGTTTCAGCTGTGAGAATACATTTTGCTTATAGAGCAAGGCTGACTAGGATAGACTATTTCTGCAAGAACAAAGCCATGAAAGCTGTGGTGGCTATTCAGAAACACAGATTGATCAGTAATGTGTAGCTCTTGTCTAATTGAGAAAGGAGACCACAAGAGTTCTGCCCTGTACGCACACAGGACATCTGTATAGCCAGTGCTCTGGGCTCTTTTTGGTACTACTCAACTAGTAAAAAGCCTCTATGTCTAGAACGGGGAAAGAGCCATGGTCCAGTTCTCCTAGTACAGTCCTATATGAATGTAAGACACCAGTGTGATGACTGTTTGCACAACTTTAGCCCTTCTCATCTGGTTTCCTGCAAACAACTTGTCTCAGCCAACCAGGTGAATGGCATAATTGCAAGCCTGCATATGCTCaaagtatataaaaaagaaaagctaaaatAGACTATCTTTAGACTGTAATTTATGCTATTTGAATTCTTTTAATTACCCACTCTGTAAATATATAAGGCCCAAAGACACGGACTAGGCTTGCTAAAGCCTATGACTTCTCTCTGAAGAGGCTGTTGGCAATTACCTTTCAAGtttatttgtagcatttttatcccaccctttagccaaaaaggctcccaaggcagtttacaaagatgtgACATCCATTTTATTAGTGAGATCCGTTGTGCAAAGTTCTAAATACATATctcaaaattctttttaaaaaaaattagggagCCATATTCATAAATGGTATGAGTGGAGGGGTTGTTGGATCATGCATGCCTCTCCTGCCGCCACCCTATCTCTAACTTTCCTGTATCGACTGAAGAGAGATTATAGTCATGACAACAATTGGCAACGCTGTGTAATTGTGGTGTGGGCTGCAACCACATGCAGAATCTCCCTTCAGATATTCCTGCTCAGCGTGGGAAGGTTGGAGGTGCATGAGATGGGCCCGGCACATGCAGCCCCATATCCCCTCTGCAGATACCATTCATGAAAGTATTTGATTATCTAGAAGTGGTATCTCCTTCTGATAGCTGTTAAAATGCTCTTCTCGTGAAAAAGAAGATAAAGGTCTTCTTTGGACATACCAAATGCCCAAAGAACTAACAGCAACAAATTGCAAAGAAAACCTGCATTTTAAGTAATAAACCTATTCTCCTCCGTTTCTGTCTTGACAACTGAGATGGGGTTTACAGAGGTTCCACATCTTTAACCTGGAAACAATTCAGAGATTTTTAGTATTTTGCAATTAGTATTTTCCCCCCAAGTCCTAATCTGGCATTCATGAATTGTATCTGGAGAGGGTGTATGGGGCTCCGTGTGCTGGCCTCATGCACCCCAACCTTCTCACACTGAGCAGAAATATCTGAAGGGGGATTGTAACTGCGTTCAGCTGAATGGGGTTACAGGCCACACCACAATTATACAGGATTTCTAATTGTGGTCAGGACTGTAATCTTCCTTCAGACCTTCTCATAAAGCAGGAAGGTTACAGTTATCAGAGACTAGTATCAAGACTTGAATGTGCTAATTATTACTCTTTACAGGTGAGAACCAGAACAGTCGCTGAATGTGTAGCATTTTACTACATGTGGAAGAAATCAGAACGATATGACTACTTTGCACAGCAAACAAGATTTGGAAAAAAGAGGTACAACCACCATCCTGGAGTCACGTAAGTTCAAAGATCTTGGaaggtcttccccccccccttcatttctcCTCTAGAATTCCTCAGCAtcatcagtattttaacattacGTTGATGATATTCTGAAGACGTATCTTCCAACCAGACCACTTAATTAATCATAATATGATCATGCCTTTGCAGGGACTATATGGATCGGTTGGTAGATGAAGCAGAAGCTCTTGGTGGAGCTGTACATTCTTCAGCCATAACGTCGAACAGCAGATCAGAGCCCATTCCTGACCAACAGCTAAGCATCCTGAACTCTATCACTGCCAATGATTTGACAGGTAAATTGAATGGTACTGGATGGAAAGATGGCATGGAACAGCTTACTGCTAATGAGTGTCAGGATAATGGTGATGTTTTGGgtaaaatctttttctttcttccagcgCTGACCAACAGTGTAGCCACAGTCTGCCACTCTACAGATGTGAACTGCTTAGATGATGCCTTCCCACCTCTGGACAGCTTGCCCCGAACAGCAGTTAATCATGTGCCTGTCGTAACAGAAGATTTGCTTAACTTGCCTAGTAATGGTGAAAgtgattgttttaatttatttgagaCTGGATTTTATCACTCTGAGTTAAACCCAATGAACATGTGCAGTGAGGAGTCTGAAAGGCCTGCCAAGAGACTaaaaatgggaattgcagtcccggAATCCTTCATGAATGATGTTTCTGTAAACAACTTGGGTGTTGATTTTGAGAATCACACGCATCACATTAcaagtgccaaaatggcagtcTCAGTGGCCGACTTCAGCAGTCTATCTGCAAACGAGACAAATGGCTTTATCAGTGCTCATGCATTACACCAGCATACTGCCCTCCACTCGGAATGAATTTAGCAGCAAATTGAAGAGACGGTGGATGCTGTTAGCAGTTCGTGGTAAACTTGATTGGAATGATCAGGTTTGCTTAGTCTTTCACTGGAAGTTTGAACTATATGACATCAGTGATGTCTTTATGTACAGAACTATATCTTGATTTATCAAGAGTAATTTCACTTTTTTTCCCAATCCATAAATGTGGAAACTTCATACAATGTTTAGCAGAGTTTGGGGACTAAGAGAACTCTGTGGTGCAGCTTTAAgctctgcttcctctttctttttaaacctgTAGACAGAGACTGCTGTCTCAAAACCAGCACAGAAGTTCTGAACTGATTGCAGTGGCTTTTAGTCTAAGTTGATTCTGCCCTAATGGATGCAGTGGAATAGCGATTGTTTACAGGTACCAGTCCTGATCCCTGCTCaatgtagcattttaaaaaaaaataagcagggaAAGGTTTCTTTAATTTAAACTGCACAACACACAAGGATATTTTAAATGGAACCTTCTCTCATCTGATACTAAACCAGAGCACTTCAGTTTACAAAACTACAGTTTCATCTTGGTGGATACTAGCACAAGGGACTGTAGGAGCAAAGTCCGAAGACACATTTGGATGCTCTTACCAAATTATAGGCCATGGCTACCTTACACAGAGCTGGCTATACTGTCCAAAGGTTTTGGTGTACTCTTAAAACCTGTTGGCTGAAATGATGTGtattgtttggggtggggtggggggtgggtgtccACACTCCTCAGGAGTTTAATGTGAAAAACAACATCAAATGTTACGTAACTTTTCCTAAGGCCACTGGGATATAATGGTACAGTCTGCACAGCTTAGGATTTGCCACTAATGATTTACATCTTAGGACTTGCCTTAAATTCAGAGCACTGCAGTTCAAAATGGTAAATGTATGAGGGACTTCAGATCCATTGAAGGTGAGGATGCAGTAGAGTGTTGGAGCTAATTTCGTTTTCCAccatggatatatatttttcttcctggATTGATACAGGCTCAAGTGCATTTTATATTCCAGAGAGGAACCGTTGATAAGGCtgttcttatgtgtgtgtgtttttggttaaGCTTCACAGATGCAGATTTGTGAAAGGCCACTAAAGCTTTGGCTGTCAGTTACAACCTTAACCTGAAGGTATTGGTAATGTGTCCTTAATGACACACACTTCTATAAAAATGGTGAACTTTACTACAGTACAATTGAAATGCAGTAAACCGTGTCTCGTTTTGCACTGGCCATTAGCATATTTAATTTCCTTTAAATAtattgcaatttctttttttaagggcaAATTTGTCAGTGTTGGTAGTAATGATTTCATGGTTGCACTGCATAAGTAGAAATCAGACTCCTTAGTTGATACTTCAAAGGGAGGGTATTTATTCTACATACTGTGAACTGCATTGACATCCCGAGTTTGAGATGCAGCATAGTGCTGTGTGTTCTTCACGGCATTGTAAGAAAAGACGGCTTTGAAGAATTCTACACAATAGCACACTTAACCATTTTAGCAACTTAATTTAGCACAATGgacaaaaaatgttgttgttgatcTGTTCTAAAGTATACATCTAAAAATCTGTCATTCTAATAAGTACACAGTCAGTAATGGGTAGCCTAGGCCCTGTGTCATATTCTGACACTTTTAGCCAAATTGTCAGCTCCTTGTTGCTGTGGTTTGTGCTGAATTCTGTaccttgtttctttttattttgaatCAACTCATCTTACATAATTTTGTAAAATACCGGCCATATTCTTTTTTCTGTTATACATACATGTTTATGGGTTTACAGTGGCTGGTCTGTACAAAAATCATTACACAAAAATGTCTGAATGCTTATACCAGTTGCACTTAAGTGAACACACCCATTCTCATTAGCTGATGCAGTACTATGTTCAGTTTATCTATGCATTGCTGGGGACTTAATGAAGACTGAGACAGTCTAGTTTCTCGTCTAAAGTTTTGATTGTCAGCAAGTTGAATGGACACTTTAGTTATTTAATAAAGACTTTTGACCAAAATTCTGAAAATGGTATGAGAGAACAATGAATTCTGGCTAGTTTTAATAGATTTTTAATTGCTGATCTAATTTAGCCTGTTGGCTAACTAGCTGGTAATGTTTACTTTTAATTCCTTGTTAAAATGAGGCAATAATTTGCAAGATTATGTAAATATGTACATTCTGCATATCTTTTTAGATATCTATTTCAATATTTTCTGACTACTTCTGTGTATAGTAACATTTTGTGCATGCTTGATGTGTCATTCATAAATTTGTACCACTATGAATTTATTCATGTAAAATAgctatttattgaatttttcttttaaaagctggACTTAACCTGTTTTTctctattttaaacattttaatggaGAAATTGTTACCGTTTATTAAAAGAATTGTGTTTAAGGGTCACTTTGAAGACGGCCGAACTGTAACCATATGAAGAAATCTATATTGCCTTGATTCCTTAGTGGGTAAAACACAATTCTTCTAACAAACTGTGATGACTTCTTGGTTCTTTGCTGAATAtattcttccccttccccactttcatGAACAAACCAAAAATCCATCATGGGCAATTGCAGTTTGGTAGATGCATCACTTAACTACAGGGATTCTGAAAAGGATAGCCGATTCTCTTAGAAGCGTAACTGGTGCTGTGATTAGAGCAATACTTCTACTTTTGTTAGCCATTTCATACTCTCATTGAtagcttttaaaaagtttatttttcCTCATGTTATGGTCATACTGGTGAATTCGCTTGAAGGCTGTACAATCCTGTCTGAAGTATACTAAATTGTGTACAATATACAGTTGATTTGtgcagttttcattttaaaacttacAAAACCGGATGTTAATTTCTGATCCAGTAGTGTATTAGTGATACTATTTAATTTAACCAAAGTCTTTAGTGGATATTTCACGTTTGAATGTAAACTAGTGGATAAACTGACCATTAGCAGACTGTTTGCCCAGTGTTATAAGCACATTGTCTATAAATGGGAAACTAAATTTACACAGTATCATGGTTATGATTGTTCCATTTGAACGGGAGAACTTTCTAGTTATTGTTCAAGAACAGCTGAGGACTGTAGTCCTCCCTGAAGCAACCAGTAAATCCAGTCATTCCTAGATTCAGGTTGGTATCCCCTGTGCATAATGACATAAATTAGTGACAATCGCAACCAGTTTTAGTATCTGATGCCCAAGAGGAAGTTGCTATTGTTGcattggttttaatatttgtacatAAACACTGAtttttttgaacattattttgtatttgttgtaCTTTAATACCTGGTGTACAGTTCCAGAAATAAATGTCTGGAAACCTTTTTTCTTCCTGTGAAAGTTTTCATGCCTCTGCAACATTTATTTGTCACTCTAGTATTTTTAGACACAAGAGTTCTTGAGTTTTTGTTTTCAGAAGTTCAGTCTCCAATAAGGAATGGAAATGGAATATTAAGACATTTATATTATCACCATTGCACTCGGATATGGGAAGTGTGTGTCACTTGGAATAATGGGAGGAAATAGGCCATCCTTAGGCAAGAGAACTACTTTGGTCTCCCAAAGTGCCTAATCACGTACAACAAATTTCTAGGGAATACTCAAGTACTCCAATGAGATCTATGTGGCAACTTTATTCTGATTTGCTGCTGTTTGGTGAGCTGACCCAGTGCATTCCAACAGCATCATCCCACTTGTAGGTACAACATTCACCCTTTCCATACCATTTAACAGTTTTGAATCTCACACCACCACCAAACCTGGCAGTTGTGAATACTGCTAGAGCTAGGATAGGCCATCCTTCCCAGTCAGCACAatcaatgatcaggaattatgGGTGCCGTAGTCTAAACATgtggaaggctccaggttgcctaccctcAGCTCTAGTGCTTACAGTGTCAGACACTAACTGTAATCTTTGTGCCTAGTCATTTTTTTTTGCAGGTAtgggccaggggtggggaatcttaggcccagggccaaatctgtacagttctccagaaggccatgccctcTTTGCCCCAACTACCAATATGGTGGTCCCCCCCTTTgagcagtttccccccccccccaattctgaaaTCTTAAAACACATCTCttaaggcttggttactggcagtaagaacttgaaGTTACAATATGCTTGTATTTTGGGGGCCCATCGCTTTAATCTTTGGCCCCACTCAGCACtgcaatgtgccccccccccaacttctctgaaactgaatttggcccttgggctgtgaaagagattccccacccctgtcataGGCTACAGTGCACTCATATGTTTGACTATTTAGTGAATGGCAATGCTGAAAAACCAAGAGATCACATTCTAGGTTTATGCTACATAGTGGATTTTAATCACTGTCAGTGCTCCTTAAAAGCAGCAACCACTATAAACAGGCTGACCTTTCTCTTCCGCTCCCAATGCCTGTGTCCATAATATAAGATtgcagagggagacatttttttatcTACTCAACTTCCACATGCAAAATCCATTTCTATACAAGTCCACTTAAAAGTAAACCTCGTTGTGTTCAGTGCTTGGCACACTTCAAGACTTGAATCCCAGGTGAGTGGGTATAGAGATTGGAGCCTAAGAGAAGAATCAGAAAATATGAAGATCTTCCAGGATGTTCACCCACCACATCTAAAGCCCTGCCAACTCACTGTGCAGGAGAGTAGCTGGGAccacttattca
This Elgaria multicarinata webbii isolate HBS135686 ecotype San Diego chromosome 6, rElgMul1.1.pri, whole genome shotgun sequence DNA region includes the following protein-coding sequences:
- the MIER3 gene encoding mesoderm induction early response protein 3 isoform X2; its protein translation is MLVHDYDDERTLEEEEMMDEGKNFSSEIEDLEKEGSMPLEDLLAFYGYEPTIPVIASSSADSSPSELADELPDMTLDKEEIAKDLLSGDDEETQSSADDLTPSVTSHETTDFFPRPLRSNTTCDGDKESDGEDVEVDTGNSSEDLRKEIMIGSQYQAEIPPYLGKNSDDEKAYENEDQLLWQPDVISESKVKEYLFETALRTGNEKMIGRIPEGIHTRDNEQALYELFKCNHSIKEAVEKYCSNGKASQEMTAWTEEECRNFEHALLLYGKDFHLIQKNKVRTRTVAECVAFYYMWKKSERYDYFAQQTRFGKKRYNHHPGVTDYMDRLVDEAEALGGAVHSSAITSNSRSEPIPDQQLSILNSITANDLTALTNSVATVCHSTDVNCLDDAFPPLDSLPRTAVNHVPVVTEDLLNLPSNGESDCFNLFETGFYHSELNPMNMCSEESERPAKRLKMGIAVPESFMNDVSVNNLGVDFENHTHHITSAKMAVSVADFSSLSANETNGFISAHALHQHTALHSE